Proteins encoded together in one Porites lutea chromosome 2, jaPorLute2.1, whole genome shotgun sequence window:
- the LOC140928391 gene encoding uncharacterized protein — protein sequence MAATVDGVGTAKRRGPERDEAQDESSDSSVSNPDVSRHVSNDKKTSDYGHDHKKKKKKHKHKHKTHKHKHKRHKRKDKEDANENGEPSEKKSKIADELLELERRKAFLQEQLAEAARSSDQHSLEDDKLHGSKSEDYFKDKLKEKSRHDNARDRDRKHKSSDSKYKISDGKLSHKDENEKGRQQSPSRNKERKEDSKGSRKPSIDSQREDKVREHSHRSRGHSSSSHETSRAEVKLRHESSSKSNTEKEKTLLQEKGSSKVETSRNESARKSKSPKPHSRSKSPRRDRLSDKPKEMSREARSRSPRRASSKEKQRRDEGGRRSSRSPKRDRRSSSRSRRRSKSLRRRSRSPRRRSRSPRRRSKSPRRHSRSRSPRRRRNSDKYKDSYSEGQAHKGDSDGDVDLYNFQMDEEEEEDEDAIIEKRRLQRLAILQKYQGTASNAPSTVNSVVSQSPPDERSDSEDSDTVEKLATEDLEKEIALASSHTKKELKDGKKDNDSSSDSQADSQKKSAVGDMFADDDMFSENYNSPARALKLEAGKENPNLTDNWDDADGYYRIRISEVLDKRYCVYGYTGAGVFGNVVRARDQARGNQEVAVKIIRNNEMMHKTGLKELEFLKKLNASDPDDKYHCLQLFRHFFHKNHLCLVFESLSMNLREVLRKYGQNVGLHYKAVRSYSQQLFLALKLMKKTGIIHADIKPDNILVNESKLVVKLCDFGSASFASDCDITPYLVSRFYRAPEIILGAKYDYNIDLWSVATTLFELYTGKIMFSGKTNNEMLKLMMDYKGKMPNKMIRKGALRESHFDENCNFLYHEVDKITQREKITVMGSINPTKEVVESLLGYKKLNEEHKRKVMQLKDLLDKCLMLDPAKRISLNQALTHPFITEKLSLQEWP from the exons ATGGCGGCCACGGTTGACGGTGTGGGTACAGCGAAAAGAAGAGGGCCTGAAAGAGACGAAGCCCAAGATGAATCATCGGACAG TTCCGTATCAAATCCCGATGTCAGCCGCCATGTTTCCAACGATAAAAAAACGTCTGATTATGGACATGAtcataagaagaagaagaaaaagcatAAACACAAGCATAAAACTCACAAACACAAGCACAAACGTCATAAGAGGAAAGACAAGGAAGATGCGAATGAAAACGGGGAGCCCTCGGAGAAAAAGTCAAAGATTGCGGACGAACTTCTGGAACTTGAAAGAAGGAAGGCTTTTCTGCAAGAACAGTTAGCGGAAGCGGCACGAAGCAGTGATCAGCACTCACTTGAAGATGATAAGCTCCACGGAAGTAAAAGTGAGGATTATTTTAAGGATAAACTGAAAGAGAAATCGAGACACGATAATGCACGTGACAGGGACAGAAAACACAAGTCGTCAGACTCGAAGTATAAAATTTCTGATGGCAAACTTAGTCACAAGGACGAAAATGAGAAAGGAAGGCAGCAAAGTCCATCAAGAAATAAAGAACGAAAGGAGGATAGTAAAGGGAGTAGAAAACCAAGCATTGATTCCCAAAGGGAAGACAAAGTTCGCGAACATTCTCATCGTTCCAGGGGACATAGTAGTAGCTCTCATGAAACCAGCAGAGCTGAAGTGAAACTTAGGCATGAATCAAGTTCAAAGAGTAACActgaaaaggagaaaacacTTCTCCAAGAGAAAGGTTCATCCAAGGTTGAAACAAGCAGAAATGAGAGTGCTAGAAAGTCAAAGTCACCCAAGCCACATTCAAGATCTAAATCACCAAGAAGAGATAGGCTTTCTGACAAACCAAAAGAGATGTCAAGAGAGGCAAGGAGTCGATCACCTAGGAGAGCTTCTTCAAAGGAAAAGCAAAGGAGAGATGAAGGTGGTAGACGAAGCAGTAGATCTCCAAAAAGGGACAGAAGGTCATCTTCAAGATCAAGAAGACGGAGTAAATCACTAAGACGGAGAAGCCGATCACCAAGGCGTCGCAGTCGTTCTCCAAGGAGGAGGAGTAAATCTCCAAGACGGCACAGTAGATCTAGATCACCACGGCGACGGCGAAATAGTGATAAGTATAAGGATAGCTACTCTGAAGGACAAGCGCATAAGGGAGACTCAGATGGAGA TGTTGACTTATATAACTTTCAAATGGatgaggaagaggaagaagacgAAGATGCAATAATTGAGAAAAGAAGGCTTCAGAGGTTAGCCATACTACAAAAATACCAAGGTACAGCATCAAACGCTCCTTCAACAGTCAACTCAGTTGTGTCGCAGTCACCTCCTGATGAGCGGTCTGATAGTGAGGACAGTGATACGGTGGAGAAGCTTGCTACCGAGGACTTGGAAAAGGAAATTGCACTAGCCAGTAGTCACACAAAGAAAGAACTGAAGGATGGTAAAAAGGACAATGACTCAAGTTCTGACAGTCAAGCAGATAGTCAGAAAAAATCGGCTGTTGGTGACATGTTTGCGGATGATGATATGTTTTCTGAGAATTACAAT AGTCCAGCACGAGCACTGAAGTTAGAGGCAGGGAAAGAAAATCCAAACCTAACAGACAACTGGGATGATGCAGATGGATATTATA GAATTCGCATTAGTGAAGTTCTCGACAAGCGTTATTGTGTGTATGGATACACTGGGGCAGGAGTGTTTGGTAATGTTGTACGTGCGAGAGATCAAGCCCGGGGAAACCAAGAGGTTGCTGTGAAAATCATCAGGAATAATGAGATGAT GCACAAAACTGGCCTTAAAGAGTTGGAATTTCTAAAGAAGTTGAATGCTTCTGATCCAGATGACAAATACCACTGCTTGCAATTGTTTCGACATTTCTTTCACAAGAATCATCTTTGTCTTGTGTTTGAATCACTCAG TATGAACTTAAGGGAAGTGTTAAGAAAGTATGGTCAGAATGTTGGTTTACATTACAAAGCAGTGCGATCATATAGTCAGCAGCTGTTCCTTGCTCTGAAGCTTATGAAAAAGACAGGTATCATCCATGCTGACATTAAACCCGACAACATCCTG GTGAATGAATCTAAACTGGTGGTAAAACTATGTGATTTTGGGTCAGCCTCATTCGCTTCTGATTGTGATATTACTCCTTACCTAGTCAGTCGTTTCTACAGAGCACCAGAGATAA ttCTTGGAGCAAAATATGACTACAACATAGACTTGTGGTCAGTGGCAACAACATTATTTGAGCTGTACACTGGAAAGATAATGTTTTCAGGGAAAACCAACAATGAGATGCTGAAATTGATGATGGATTATAAAGGTAAAATGCCCAACAAAATGATCCGAAAAGGAGCACTGCGGGAAAGCCATTTTGATGAAAACTGCAACTTTCTGTACCATGAAGTGGACAAGATCACTCAGAGG